From a single Apium graveolens cultivar Ventura chromosome 2, ASM990537v1, whole genome shotgun sequence genomic region:
- the LOC141708348 gene encoding zinc finger CCCH domain-containing protein 46, with protein sequence MPPRREPCRNFQRGSCHYGDRCKFLHATPQQHSKPSNPFGFGSQNPTQQHHHHQPNPFGFGVQNTSHSSGANDFGSKPNQFKPFENKWSRSTSIPTAASSVPQKSANQNPAPEHKCTDPESCKRQMKEDFEKEKPLWNLTCYGHVKNGPCDIVGDISYEELRALAYEDAKSGLSVQSIVEKERSLLKAKLLEFDGLLRNSNTFPPRSTLDTKNQFPGSSPNVFSPAAQNSNPPAFSSFSQLRMIPSAPTNAMAQTNPFQLNAQPSSGPGKVNITSESKGLFGSQPPTQPQGASFPPIAANISSTGTFAERNTFPTPGIMPSVTNLANSQSSIFSNGLNAASFAMTGSNASQSVIAEMPKGNGGDNSIWLKEEWYPGEIPEEAPPNEFIR encoded by the exons atgCCTCCCAGAAGAGAACCCTGCCGAAATTTCCAGCGTGGAAG CTGTCACTATGGTGATCGTTGCAAGTTTCTTCACGCCACTCCACAACAACACTCCAAACCTTCCAACCCCTTTGGTTTTGGCTCTCAGAATCCTACTCAACAGCACCACCACCACCAGCCTAATCCGTTCGGCTTTGGTGTACAGAACACCTCCCACTCAAGTGGTGCTAACGATTTTGGATCCAAACCCAATCAGTTCAAG CCATTTGAAAACAAGTGGTCCCGCTCAACCTCCATCCCTACTGCTGCCTCCAGTGTACCACAGAAATCTGCTAACCAAAATCCAGCACCGGAACATAA GTGCACAGATCCAGAATCATGCAAACGTCAAATGAAGGAGGACTTTGAGAAAGAAAAGCCTCTTTGGAACCTAACATGCTACGGGCACGTGAAAAA TGGTCCATGCGACATTGTTGGCGATATCAGCTATGAAGAGTTGCGGGCATTAGCATATGAAGATGCAAAAAGTGGATTAAGTGTACAGTCAATA GTTGAAAAAGAAAGGAGCTTACTGAAAGCCAAGTTGCTTGAATTTGATGGCCTATTACGAAATTCTAATACTTTTCCACCACGCTCGACACTTGATACCAAAAATCAATTTCCTGGATCCAGTCCAAATGTATTTTCTCCAGCAGCTCAAAATAGTAACCCTCCTGCATTCTCAAGTTTCAGCCAGCTCAGAATGAT ACCCAGTGCTCCTACAAATGCTATGGCACAAACTAATCCTTTTCAACTTAATGCTCAACCTTCAAGTGGTCCAGGGAAAGTCAACATCACTTCTGAAAGTAAAG GTTTATTTGGAAGTCAACCCCCAACACAGCCACAAGGAGCGTCCTTTCCTCCGATTGCAGCAAATATCAGCTCTACTGGGACATTTGCAGAAAGGAATACATTCCCGACACCGGGAATTATGCCATCAGTTACCAATTTGGCTAATAGTCAGTCTTCTATATTCTCCAATGGGTTGAATGCTGCATCTTTTGCAATGACAGGATCAAATGCTAGCCAAAGTGTAAT AGCCGAAATGCCAAAAGGTAATGGAGGGGATAATAGCATTTGGTTAAAAGAGGAATGGTATCCTGGAGAG ATCCCGGAAGAAGCACCTCCAAATGAATTCATCAGATGA